A region of Granulibacter bethesdensis DNA encodes the following proteins:
- the crcB gene encoding fluoride efflux transporter CrcB produces the protein MSYLIVFFGAGIGGMARHMLNLTAMRWGLTEFPFGTLFINMLGSFLIGAVAETFALKAGLPQHWRLFLTTGILGGFTTFSAFSLETALLYERGKVFLAASYVVASVTLSVGALFLALHLVRTFIRG, from the coding sequence ATGAGCTATCTGATCGTCTTTTTCGGTGCCGGGATTGGCGGTATGGCGCGGCATATGCTCAATCTGACCGCGATGCGCTGGGGGCTGACGGAATTTCCGTTCGGCACGCTGTTCATCAATATGCTTGGCTCGTTCCTGATCGGTGCGGTGGCGGAGACATTTGCCCTCAAGGCCGGGTTGCCGCAGCACTGGCGGCTGTTTCTGACCACCGGTATTCTCGGCGGGTTCACCACATTCTCAGCTTTTTCGCTGGAAACGGCGCTGCTTTATGAGCGCGGCAAGGTGTTTCTCGCCGCTTCCTATGTGGTGGCGTCAGTCACTTTGTCAGTGGGCGCACTGTTTCTCGCATTGCATCTGGTGAGAACATTCATACGGGGATAA